The uncultured Methanobrevibacter sp. region GTTAATCCAATTCTATTGGCCACAATTAGGATAAAACTCATAATTAATTGGTAAATTGATTGAAAATACTTACAATAATCACGTATTGTTCTGTCACTTGGTTCTATGGCATGTGAAATTAAATTATACAAGCGATTGTACTTTGCATTATAAGCCAGTTTCACTGTACTTGTGATTTTATTTATATATCCATAAAAAATTAGTTTTATCATATCTTTGAGGTCAAAAGGTGGTTTTCCAACATTGGAAATTTTTCGTTTGATTTTAAAGAAATTAAAAGTACCATCAACGATTGTTGATGCAAGATACATTAGTTGAAATTCATCTTCCATTTCTTCTATTTCCTTGCTTTTATCGCTCAAAATATAGTTATTCAAAATCATATCAATTAAAAACTCCTATATTGAATTAAATAATTATAGATTTAACTACAATTAATTATATATTTGTTATTTCTAATATAAATAGATTTAAATAACTTATAATTAGAATAATTAGTAATAAAGTATTAAAATTAAATATTAGTAATTTTAAAAAATAATTAGAATAAATTACCTCCAACAAGAGGATTAATTTAAAAAATAGAGAGTATTTATGGAAAAAAATTTGCACAAATTAAAATTGAACAAAATTTAATAAAAATAGAAAAAATAGGTTAAATTGAATTAAATTTAAAGCTTAATAATTTCTGCCAACACTCAATTAGTTCATATATTTGCAAAATTATAATATATTGTTTTTACAAATAATTAACTGTATAAAATTTGGAGAAGATAATCTTGAAAATTTATAAAATTAGTTTATTTATTTTAATGATAATGATTTTCTCTGTTGGATTTGCTTTTGCTGAAGATGCAAACCAGGCTGATTCTACTTTCGGGGTAACTAATGATACAGTTATTTCTGATGGTGGATCATCTAATTATGGAGATTTACAGAATGAATTTCCAAGTGGTGTGTCTGGAGCGGTAAATTTAGCAGCGAATTATACTTTTGATGAAACAAAAGATAAGTATAAGCAAGTTGAAATAATAGGAAGTCCGGGCAAAGAGATTGTAATAAATGGTAATAATCATGTTATTGATGGAAATGGTAAAGCTGGTGCTTTAAAAATTTCCAATGCTACCGTAACTATTAAGGATTTAGTTTTTAAGAATTCTGCAATCTCTTCCATTATTGTATCTA contains the following coding sequences:
- a CDS encoding transposase, giving the protein MSDKSKEIEEMEDEFQLMYLASTIVDGTFNFFKIKRKISNVGKPPFDLKDMIKLIFYGYINKITSTVKLAYNAKYNRLYNLISHAIEPSDRTIRDYCKYFQSIYQLIMSFILIVANRIGLT